The segment CATACGCGCCGAAGCTAAGGGGCAGGGTCGCCACGACTGGAAGCACAGTGAGGATTGCCCCTGCGGTGGCATGGAGCCTGCGTCGGAAGATGTAGTCCGTACGGAGCTGGTTGTCGAGGTAGTCGAGGGCCTGGTAGTAGGCCTGGTCGATCTGGTTGAGCTCGGTCTGGGCCGCCTGCACATCTGCTTCGGCCTGTGCCTGCTGTTGTTTGGCGAAGCACAGGTCGTCGCAGGCCCTGGTGAAGTCCCCGAGGGGATCGGGCTTCGTGCGGTTGCGCACCACGACCCCCGTGGCCGCCGCACCGGTCACGGTCGCGGCGGCGCCGCCGCCGAGCACCCACTCCCACGGAAAACCACCCGACGACCCTGAGGTCTGGTCCGAGGGTGCGGACGCCGTCGTGGGGGTGGTCGGGGCGACCGTCGTTGTCGGCGCCGCCGCCGCCGCCGAGGTCGGAGGAACGAACGGTTGGCCCGAGCCGGCCGCCGGCGACTGCGTCCCACCCTGTGGCGGCGCGGGCTCCGCGGTCGACGGAGGCGCCGCTGCGGTCGATGGCGTGCTGTCGCACCCCTGCCCCGTCACCGGGTCGCACGCCTGGGCCACCCGGGCCGACAACCCGATCACCAGCGCGGCGACGAACAGGAAGCCCAGCACCACCAGCCCGGTGCCCAGACACCGGAACCGAGCGCGCCCGAGTCGCAGCCCCGACGCCCCCGCGGTCATCCCCACACGCCGACACCCATCACCCGTGGGCTCCCCTGCCGTCCCCGCCGGAGTCTCCCAGGCCGACCACCCGGCGGCAACGCCACCCCGCCCAAACGCGTCCCGGCACCCCGACCCGATCCGACCCGACATCCCCCTCGCGGCTCCGCCGATTGGGCCGCAAACGCGGCGTCACGCCGGGCGACCGCACGGGTCCTCGACGCTTGCCGCCATCACGCCGGGAGCAGCGATGCCGACCACCGTGACCATCGTTCCGTGGGCTGACCCGATCGCCGACACCATCGGCGCGGCAATGTCACCTGCCCCCGTGCCCCGGGCGGGCGCCTGCTGTCAATTGGCTGATGAATCCCGGGCGGCATCCGCCTCGGACCGGGTATCCACCGGCCCCCGCTGACCGAACGGTGTACCGAGACCCGAGAGCGGTGGGGCGGCGAGGCGGAGTCGGCGGCGAACGCCCCCAGCGGGATCATCCCTCACACCCGCAGGCAGGGAACTCGACTTGGGGGTTGGCGGCGCGCAGCTCGACCAGGTGGTACTCGGCGGCGTGGCGGTTGTTGAAGGCCTCGTTCTGACGCTGCTGGGCGGCGTCCAGCTTGGCCTGCCACGGAGCCCGGTTCTGGTCGTGGATGCTGTCGATGAGGGCGTGCCCCGACTTCATCTCGGCGTTGACCTGAGCGTTCCAGGAGGCCTCGTTACCGTTCGCATCCAGCGCACCCGACGCGGCGACACCAGCGCTTCCCGCCACGCCGAGCAGCGCCGGGCCGAGACCGAACGGTATGGCGGCGGCGAAGGGAAGGAGCGTAAGGGTTATCGCGGCGCCCTGATGGATCCTGCGCAGGGAGAGGTACTGCTGGCGGAGTTGGTTGTCCAGGTAGTCGAGGGCCTTGAAGTAGGCCTGGTCGATCTGGGCCAGCTCGGCCTGGGCGGCCGCGGCGTCCGATTCGGCCTGGGCCTCCACTTGCTTCGAGAAGCACAGGTCGTCGCAGGTCTGGGTGTAGTCCACGAGGGGATCGGGCTTCTTGCGGTTGCGCACGGCCAGACCGGTGGCGCCCAGGCCGGTCACCGTGAGCGCCCCGCCGCCGAGCAGCCAATCCCACGGAAGATCGCCCGACGAGCCCGACGGCTGGTCGGTGGCTGGGGACGCCGTCGTGGGGGTCGCCGGTGCGACCGTTGTTGTCGGAGCCGCCGCCGGCGCCGAGGTTGGAGGGATGAACGGCTGCCCGTTGTCGGACGGCGAGCCGGATGGCGACTGGGTCGCACCTTGGGGTGGCACCCCCGAGGGTTGCGGACTCGACGCTGCGGTCGACGGTGTGGTGTCGCATCCCACCCCCGTCACCGGGTCGCACGCCTGAGCCACCCGGGCCGATAACCCGAGCACCAGCGCGACCACGAACAGAAACCCCAGCACCAGCAGCCCGAGACCCAGGGACCGGAACCGAGCCCGCTCGAGTCGCGGCCCCGACGCCCCAGCGCTCATCCCCACACCCCGACACCCATCACCGTGGGCTCCCCCCGTATCGCCGCCGAAGTGTCCCAGCCCGAAGACCGGGTAACAAGCGACGTCACGCGCCCCGAACGGGTCGCGGGCACGACCCGATTCCCACGCGACATCCCCAGTCGCCGCTCCGCCGATCGGCCGCGACGCGTGTCACGCGCGGCGACCGCACGGGTCCTCGACCGTTGCGCCGCCATCACGCCGGGAGCAGCCGATGCCGACCACCCTGACCATCGTTCCGTGGGCGGATCCGATCGCCGACACCATCGGCTACGACCCCCGGTCGCTGTACGCCGAGACGTTCTGGTTGCCCACGCTCGGCCCCACGGCGCTGCTGCTCCTCCGCCACCTCGCGAGCCGGTTCGACGACGCGCCGGGCGGGCTGGAGCTGCGCGTCGCCGAGACCTCGCAGGCCCTCGGCGTCGGCGACCGCGACGGCTCGAGCTCCCCGATCGTGCGCACGCTCGCCCGCCTCGAGCAGTTCGACCTGGCCTGCACCGACCCGCACTCGTCGACCATCGCGGTTCGCCGCAGCCTGCCCCCCGTCGACCGCCGACACCTGCGGCGACTGCCGCCCGAGCTCCAGCAGGTCCACGCCCACTGGGCCGAGGCCCGGCTCGCCGAGCCGCCGCAAGCCGAGGCCAGTCGACGCGCCCGACGCCTGGCCCTCGCGCTGCTCGAGCAGGGTGACGCCGCCGACCACGTCGAGGCCGTCCTCGGCTCCGTTGGGTTCCATCCGGTCGTGGGTGCCGACGCCGTCCGCTGGGCGCTCCGGCACGGCGGCCGCGACGCCGACTCGACCGGCCTGGCCGTCTGAGCCTCACGAGCGCCGCACCGCGGCGCGCCGGCCACAATGGGACGGTGGCCGACGACCGGGACATCGCGAGCTGGCTGCGGGAGGCGAGCGCCGTCGTCGTGCTGACCGGGGCGGGGATCTCCACCGAGTCCGGGATCCCCGACTTCCGGGGTCCCGAGGGGCTGTTTACCAAGAACCCGGAGGCCGAGAAGACCGCGATGTTGCAGCACTACGTGCGCGACCCGAGCGTGCGCGAGCAGGCCTGGCAGAACCGCTTGCACGGCCCCTACTGGACGGCGGCGCCGAACGCCGGCCACCGCGCCGTCGCGGCGCTCGAGCGCCGGGCCGCGCTCGACACGCTCGTGACGCAGAACGTCGACGGGCTCCACCACCAGGCCGGGAGCTCGCCCGACAAGATCGTCGAGATCCACGGCAACGTGCGGGAGGTCAAGTGCCTCTCCTGCCGCTGGCGGGCACCGATGGAAGTGGCCCTGGAACGGGTGCGCGCCGGCGAGGCCGACCCCGAGTGCCCGGCGTGCGGCGGGATCCTGAAGTCGGCGACGATCAGCTTCGGCGAGAACCTCGTCCCCGAGGACCTGGCCCGGTCGCAGCAGGCGGCCGCCCGGGCCGACGTGTTCCTCGCCGTCGGCACCAGCCTCACCGTCTACCCGGCGGCCGGGCTGCCCGAGTACGCCCTGGCCAACCGGGCCCGGCTGGTGGTGCTGAACGCCGAGCCCACGCCGTTCGACGCCGCCGCCGACGCCGTCGTGCGGGCGCCCATCGGCCAGGCCCTCCCGGCCATCGTCGACGCCGTCTGAGACGGCGGTTGGGAATTTCCGACCCCTCGCCTAGCATTTCGCGGTAGCAGAGAGGTGATCAATGGCCTTCCGAGACCTGCTGAACGCCGCCAAACAGCGGATCCACGAGATCGACCCCGCGGACGCCGAGGGACGCCTCGACGACGCCACCTTCCTCGACGTCCGGGAGCAGGACGAGTACGAGCAGGGCACCATCCCCGGGGCCGTGTTCATCCCCCGGGGCCAGCTCGAGTCCCAGGTCGAGAACCGGCTGTCCGACAAGGACCGGCCGGTGGTCGTGTACTGCGCCGGCGGGGCCCGCTCGGCGTTCGCCGCCGACACCCTCCAGCAGCTCGGCTACCGGGACGTCAGCTCGATGGCCGGCGGGTTCGGCCGGTGGAAGAACGAGGGGCGGGCGTGGGTCACCCCGGCGGTGCTGAGCCCCGAGCAGCGCACCCGCTACCACCGGCACATCCTGCTGCCCGAGATCGGCGAGGCCGGCCAGCAGCGGCTCCTCGAGAGCAAGGTCCTGCTCCTCGGCGCCGGCGGCCTCGGCTCGCCCGCGGCCCTCTACCTGGCCGCCGCCGGGGTCGGGACGCTCGGCATCGTCGACATGGACGTCGTCGACGCCTCGAACCTGCAGCGCCAGATCCTGCACAACGTCGACCGCATCGGCGAGCGCAAGGTCGACTCGGCCAAGAAGACGCTGACCCAGCTGAACCCCGACGTCGACGTCGTGACGTACGACGTGCGGCTCGGCGCCGACAACATCCTCGAGATCATCGACGGGTACGACGTCGTCGTCGACGGGACCGACAACTTCCCGACCCGGTACCTGCTGAACGACGCCTCGCTGCTCGCGCGCGTCCCCGTCGTCCACGGCTCGATCTTCCGCTTCGAGGGCCAGGTCACCGTGTTCAAGCCCTACGAAGGGCCCTGCTACCGGTGCCTGCTCCCCGAGCCGCCGCCGCCGGAGCTGGCGCCGAGCTGCGCCGAGGCCGGCGTGCTCGGCGTGCTGCCCGGCATCATCGGCTCGATCCAGGGCCTCGAGGCGATCAAGGTCCTCCTCGACCTCGGCGACCCCCTCGTCGGCCGGCTCCTGGCCTACGACGCGCTCGAAGAGACCTTCCGCAACTTCAAGGTGCGGCGCGACCCGACGTGCCCGGCGTGCGGGCCCGACGCGGCCCCGATCGTCATCGCCGAGTACGACGACCTCTGCCTGCCGCACGCGACGCTCGCCGACGGGTCGACGACGGGCCACTGACCCCCGGTCGAACCCGCGCGGCCGGGCTCAGCCGCGCTTCGCCGTCCGCGCTGCCGTCCGCGCTGCCGGCTTCGGGTGCCGCGGCGGGTCGAACGCGCTGACGAGCTCGAGCAGCGTCCGGACCCCGAAGCCGGTCCCGCCCTTCGTGAGCTCACCGTCGTCGGCCCCGGCCCGGGCCGGCCCGGCGATGTCCAGGTGCGCCCACGCCACGTCGTCGACGAACCGCTCGAGGAAGAGCCCCGCGGTCAAGGCCCCGCCGTACGAGCCGGTGCTGATATTCCGCAGGTCGGCGACCTCGGATTCCAGCAGCTTGCGATAGTCGGCCGGGAGCGGGAGCGGCCACAGCGGCTCGCCGGCGCGGTCGGCGGCGGCGCGAACCTGGCCGATCCACCCCTCGTCGTTGCCCATGACCCCCGCGACCTTCTCGCCGAGGGCGACGACGCAGGCGCCGGTGAGCGTGGCCAGGTCCACGATCGCGTCGGCGCGCTCGGAGGAGGCGAGGGCCAGCGCGTCGGCGAGGATCAGCCGGCCCTCGGCGTCGGTGTTCAGCACCTCCACGGTGGTGCCGCTCCGCATGCGGAGCACGTCCCCGGGCCGGATGGCGGTGCCGCTCGGCATGTTCTCCACCATCGGCGCGTAGGCGACGACCCGGTGCCGGACGCCGAGCGCGGCGAGCGCCGACATGGCCGCGAGCACGGCCGCCGCCCCGGACATGTCGGTCTTCATCGTCTCCATGCCCGACGCCGTCTTCAGCGACAGCCCGCCCGAGTCGAACACGACCCCCTTGCCCACCAGGGCCAGGGTCCGGGCCCGGGCGGCGCCGCGGGGCTGGTAGACGGCGCGCACGAACCGAGGCCGACGGGACGAACCCTGCCCCACGCCGAGCACGCCGCCCATCTTCTGGGCCCGGAGCTGCGCCTCCCCCAGCACGGTGACGCGCACGCCCCGGCCCGAGAGCAGACGGCGGGCCGCGGCCGCGAACTCCGCCGGCGACTTCGCACCCGACGGCTCGTTCACCAGGTCCCGGGCCCACGACACCGCCCCGGCCACGGTGACGCCCCGGTCGAGCCCAGCCCGAACGGGCGCGCCGCCGCCGGCGACGATCACCCGGTTCAGCTTGGAGCGCTCACCGTCGGACTTGTAGGTGAGGAAGCGGTAGGACCCGAGCGCGAAGCCCTCGGCGAGGGCCTGCGCGGCGGGCGCGGGCTCGAGGTCGGGCGCCGCCGCGAGCAGAGTGGTCACCACCGAGCGGGCGTGCGCGGCGCGGCGCGCCACCGCGGCCGCGGCTCGCCGGAGGCGGTCGGTGGAGACGGTGCTGGCCTCGCCAAGCCCGACGAGGACGGCGACCCCCGACGCGGCGGGCCCGGGGATGGGGACAACGAGGGTCTCGTCGGGCTTGCCCCCGAATCCGGCCTCCTCGATGAGGGTGCGCAGGCTCCCGCCGAGCGCCGCCTCGACGATCTCCGCCCCCGGTCCGGGCGTGCCGCCGGCGAACATGGGCACCGCGAGCATGTCGGCTCGGACTTTGTCCGCCGGGCGGGTGGTCACCGCGAAGTCGATCGCCACCGCCGGTCTCCTCTCCTTCGCGGCCTGCTCACCTGACGCTATAGCGGCGCGGCCACGGTCAGCGTGCCGGCGGAGCGGGAGGGGGGCTTGGCTAGCCTGGTCCGATGGTCGGCGCCCGCCCCACGCGACGGCGCGAGGCCACCGCCGGCTCGCCCCGACCGGCCGACACGCGGCGTGGCCACCGCGCCGTGGAGACCGGCACGGATCCCGCCGGGGGCGCCGCGCCGCTTCGCTCGAGCTCCCGATGACCACCGTCCTCACCGGCTGGTGCCGCACCGCGCCCAGCGCCGCCGAGGTGGTGACGCCCCGGGGCCTGGCCGACGTCGAGCCGGTCGTGGCCCAGGCCGGCCGGCGGGGCGTGATCGCCCGCGGCCTCGGCCGCAGCTACGGGGACGCGGCCCAGAACGCAGGGGGCACGGTGCTTGATGCCACCAGCCTGGCCGCGATGCGCGCCGTCGACCGGGCCGCGACGACGATCACGGTCGAGGGGGGCGTGAGCCTCGACGCGCTGATGCGGCTCCTCGTCCCCCAGGGCTTCTTCGTGCCGGTCAGCCCCGGCACGCGGTTCGTGACCGTTGGCGGGGCGCTGGCGGCCGACATCCACGGCAAGAACCATCACTTCGAGGGCAGCTTCTCCAACCACGTCGAATCGTTCACGTTGCGGGCGCCGAAGGAGACGGTCGTCGCCACCCCCGGCCACGACGCCGAGGTGTTCTGGGGGACGGCCGGCGCGTTGGGGCTGACCGGCGTCGTCACCGACGTGACGATGCGGCTGCTGCCCATCGAGTCCTCGCTCGTCCTCGTGGACGCGGAGCGGGTCGAGCACCTCGACGCGCTGATGGAGCGGATGGTCGAAGGCGACGCGCGGTATCGCTACTCGGTCGCCTGGATCGACTGCCTGGCGTCGGGACGATCGCTCGGGCGGTCGGTGCTCACGCGCGGCGACCACGCGCCGCTCGAAGCCCTCCCGGCGAAGCTGCGGTCCCAGCCGCTGCGGTTCTCGCCGCCGCCGGGCGTCGCCGCGCCCCGGTGGGTCCCGGAGGGCCTGATGAACCGCGTGACGGTGCGGGCCTTCAACGAGCTGTGGTTTCGCCGGGCCCCGCGGCGGCGGCAGGAGCACCTCGAGTCGATCAGCACCTTCTTCCACCCGCTCGACCGGGTGCAGCACTGGAACCGCCTGTACGGGCGACGGGGGTTCGTCCAGTACCAGTTCGTGGTCCCCGCCGACGCGACGGCCACGGTGCGCCAGAGCGTGCAGCTCCTGAGCGCGGCCCGCTGCGCGTCCTTCCTCGCCGTGCTGAAGCGGTTCGGACCCGGGAACCCGGGGCCGCTCTCCTTCCCGATGCCCGGCTGGACCCTCGCCCTCGACATCCCCGCCACGGTCCCCGGGGTCGGCCCGCTCCTCGACGAGCTCGACCAGCTGGTCGTCGAAGCGGGCGGCCGCGTCTACCTGGCCAAGGACTCGCGGCTCGCGCCGGAGCTCGTCCCGCAGATGTACCCCGAGCTCGACCGCCTCCGGGAGCTGCGGGCTCGGCTCGACCCGTCGGGCGTCATGCAGTCGGACCTGGCCCGCCGCCTCCAGCTGCTCTAGACGATGCAAGACGGCCTCGGCGGCGTGCAGTCGGTGCTCGTGCTGGGCGGGATGTCGGAGATCGCCGGCGCCACCCTCCACCGCCTCGTGGAGCGCCGCACCCGCCGCGTCGTCCTGGCCGGGCGCGACCTCGACGGCCTCGCCGCCGTCGCCGACGACCTCCGGGCCCGCGGCGCGACGAGCGTCGAGTGCGTCGCGTTCGACGCCGCCGACACCGCCGGTCACGAGGCGATGGTCGACGAGGTGTTCAAGGGCGGTGACCTCGACCTCGTCCTCGCCGCCTTCGGGGTCCTCGGCGACCAGGCCGACGCGGAGCAGCACGCGCCGGCGGCGCTCGAGGTCGCCCGGGTCAACTACCTCGGCGCGGTGTCGGTGCTCACG is part of the Acidimicrobiia bacterium genome and harbors:
- a CDS encoding FAD-binding oxidoreductase, whose translation is MTTVLTGWCRTAPSAAEVVTPRGLADVEPVVAQAGRRGVIARGLGRSYGDAAQNAGGTVLDATSLAAMRAVDRAATTITVEGGVSLDALMRLLVPQGFFVPVSPGTRFVTVGGALAADIHGKNHHFEGSFSNHVESFTLRAPKETVVATPGHDAEVFWGTAGALGLTGVVTDVTMRLLPIESSLVLVDAERVEHLDALMERMVEGDARYRYSVAWIDCLASGRSLGRSVLTRGDHAPLEALPAKLRSQPLRFSPPPGVAAPRWVPEGLMNRVTVRAFNELWFRRAPRRRQEHLESISTFFHPLDRVQHWNRLYGRRGFVQYQFVVPADATATVRQSVQLLSAARCASFLAVLKRFGPGNPGPLSFPMPGWTLALDIPATVPGVGPLLDELDQLVVEAGGRVYLAKDSRLAPELVPQMYPELDRLRELRARLDPSGVMQSDLARRLQLL
- a CDS encoding decaprenylphospho-beta-D-erythro-pentofuranosid-2-ulose 2-reductase gives rise to the protein MQDGLGGVQSVLVLGGMSEIAGATLHRLVERRTRRVVLAGRDLDGLAAVADDLRARGATSVECVAFDAADTAGHEAMVDEVFKGGDLDLVLAAFGVLGDQADAEQHAPAALEVARVNYLGAVSVLTPVAEQLRTQGHGIIVVLSSVAGERARRSNYVYGSSKAALDAFAQGLDDRLVGSGVRVMIVRPGFVHTKMTAGRPPAPLATTPEAVADAIVDGLASGRSIIWVPPVLRPVMTAIRHLPRPVFRKLAL
- a CDS encoding Sir2 family NAD-dependent protein deacetylase, whose product is MADDRDIASWLREASAVVVLTGAGISTESGIPDFRGPEGLFTKNPEAEKTAMLQHYVRDPSVREQAWQNRLHGPYWTAAPNAGHRAVAALERRAALDTLVTQNVDGLHHQAGSSPDKIVEIHGNVREVKCLSCRWRAPMEVALERVRAGEADPECPACGGILKSATISFGENLVPEDLARSQQAAARADVFLAVGTSLTVYPAAGLPEYALANRARLVVLNAEPTPFDAAADAVVRAPIGQALPAIVDAV
- the moeB gene encoding molybdopterin-synthase adenylyltransferase MoeB, translating into MAFRDLLNAAKQRIHEIDPADAEGRLDDATFLDVREQDEYEQGTIPGAVFIPRGQLESQVENRLSDKDRPVVVYCAGGARSAFAADTLQQLGYRDVSSMAGGFGRWKNEGRAWVTPAVLSPEQRTRYHRHILLPEIGEAGQQRLLESKVLLLGAGGLGSPAALYLAAAGVGTLGIVDMDVVDASNLQRQILHNVDRIGERKVDSAKKTLTQLNPDVDVVTYDVRLGADNILEIIDGYDVVVDGTDNFPTRYLLNDASLLARVPVVHGSIFRFEGQVTVFKPYEGPCYRCLLPEPPPPELAPSCAEAGVLGVLPGIIGSIQGLEAIKVLLDLGDPLVGRLLAYDALEETFRNFKVRRDPTCPACGPDAAPIVIAEYDDLCLPHATLADGSTTGH
- a CDS encoding leucyl aminopeptidase encodes the protein MAIDFAVTTRPADKVRADMLAVPMFAGGTPGPGAEIVEAALGGSLRTLIEEAGFGGKPDETLVVPIPGPAASGVAVLVGLGEASTVSTDRLRRAAAAVARRAAHARSVVTTLLAAAPDLEPAPAAQALAEGFALGSYRFLTYKSDGERSKLNRVIVAGGGAPVRAGLDRGVTVAGAVSWARDLVNEPSGAKSPAEFAAAARRLLSGRGVRVTVLGEAQLRAQKMGGVLGVGQGSSRRPRFVRAVYQPRGAARARTLALVGKGVVFDSGGLSLKTASGMETMKTDMSGAAAVLAAMSALAALGVRHRVVAYAPMVENMPSGTAIRPGDVLRMRSGTTVEVLNTDAEGRLILADALALASSERADAIVDLATLTGACVVALGEKVAGVMGNDEGWIGQVRAAADRAGEPLWPLPLPADYRKLLESEVADLRNISTGSYGGALTAGLFLERFVDDVAWAHLDIAGPARAGADDGELTKGGTGFGVRTLLELVSAFDPPRHPKPAARTAARTAKRG